A single region of the Anoplolepis gracilipes chromosome 1, ASM4749672v1, whole genome shotgun sequence genome encodes:
- the LOC140666132 gene encoding uncharacterized protein isoform X1, translated as MPRISYPEVLTEAAGVKIVTSLPEENVDSFPPGKIVLKMWKTNSASEVHGKSCGFHLTKSKWDPYPWIGYVEKNSPADLAGLRPGDCLLGVDDIDLLGLKIKDIATLIRSEENAHDVNFSIWRYPRQKEEHDIGLALKGPLPDVARNLANALSGTVRALECPICLESAAPPVSQCVHGHILCVICRPKTSRCPVCRVRLGQGRCLLADKLHTVLRGAFNVNNDETLNKTSITSEHCNLRDQLFGKNSKKEEIPTLSRLKNNCTMLKPRQFLLTRLLIGREKAVSADNLTRVSEISEGASAVPNETTDANNLRLSLNDRTKSASTGELSRDSEARINDPSSRIADLSTMNTSRQSLSLPQTPIWGGSTDSMSCIQLACPLLQSCRELVTADSLLEHIRTHGLPQIHFYSGSARIPLPLPFGHDAFYIFHHGNNIFFFQCKEEAACMTYPVKMAGYTISNTWEWTLHAWGDNDTEVQLRRQVASLEDPLTISSQHIAPLPTALLLKTINIQISENRAHDRLYV; from the exons ATGCCGCGTATTTCTTATCCTGAAGTTTTGACGGAAGCGGCAGGCGTGAAGATCGTAACATCTCTACCCGAAGAAAATGTGGATTCCTTTCCACCAGGAAAGATAGTTCTTAAAATGTGGAAAACGAACTCGGCATCGGAAGTGCATGGTAAATCTTGCGGATTCCATTTGACCAAGTCAAAATGGGATCCGTATCCATGGATCGGCTATGTCGAAAAAAATAGTCCCGCCGATTTAGCAGGATTAAG acCCGGCGATTGTCTGTTGGGCGTTGACGACATCGATTTATTAGGACTAAAAATCAAAGATATCGCTACTTTAATTCGTAGCGAGGAAAATGCACACgatgtaaatttttccatcTGGCGATATCCGCGTCAAAAAGAGGAACACGATATTGGATTAGCTTTAAAGGGTCCACTTCCGGATGTAGCCAGGAATCTTGCAAACGCCTTATCAGGAacg GTTCGTGCCTTGGAATGTCCAATTTGTTTGGAAAGTGCCGCACCACCAGTCTCACAATGTGTTCACGGTCATATCCTATGCGTTATTTGTAGACCGAAGACATCTCGTTGTCCGGTTTGCAGAGTCCGTCTGGGCCAAGGTCGATGTCTCCTCGCGGATAAATTGCACACAGTGCTTCGCGGAGCTTTTAACGTGAACAATGACGAGACGTTAAACAAAACATCTATTACCTCCGAGCATTGTAACTTACGCGATCAATTGTTTggtaaaaatagtaaaaaggAAGAAATCCCAACTCTAAGtcgtttgaaaaataattgtaccaTGTTGAAACCGAGGCAATTCTTGTTGACCAGATTGTTAATTGGAAGGGAAAAGGCTGTTTCCGCGGATAATCTAACTAGAGTATCCGAAATTTCTGAAGGAGCATCGGCGGTTCCCAATGAAACGACAGATGCTAATAATTTACGATTATCCTTGAACGATCGCACCAAATCAGCCAGTACCGGTGAGTTGTCGAGGGACAGCGAAGCTCGCATCAATGATCCGTCCTCGCGAATTGCGGATTTATCCACGATGAACACCAGTCGACAGTCGTTGAGTTTGCCGCAGACGCCAATTTGGGGCGGCTCCACGGATTCTATGTCTTGTATACAATTAGCGTGTCCTCTTTTGCAATCGTGCAGAGAATTAGTAACGGCCGACTCGTTGTTGGAACACATCAGGACACACGGGCTACCGCAAATTCATTTCTATTCCGGAAGCGCAAGAATCCCGCTACCCCTTCCTTTCGGACACgatgctttttatatatttcaccatggaaacaatatattcttctttcaG TGTAAAGAGGAAGCAGCGTGTATGACATATCCTGTTAAGATGGCAGGATACACAATAAGCAATACATGGGAATGGACACTGCATGCTTGGGGCGACAATGATACAGAGGTGCAATTACGAAGACAAGTCGCGAGCCTTGAAGATCCTTTAACAATATCGTCGCAACATATCGCACCATTACCAACTGCATTACTATTGAAGAccattaatatacaaatatcagAGAATCGAGCTCATGAtagattatatgtatga
- the Vret gene encoding tudor domain-containing protein 1 isoform X1: MSKKKIDDMYKNINAADLDTEPTYERMDREFKIYVNSLPPELDEVAILQVFNEYGRVTGMFHPTNARWAFITYKSYCEAERAIRELNNKKPLYLEVALAKEKSIIREEEEEEQNSYVPECSVGKQRLIDTVESPVVTHNDIKHQQGVGRGRQAFNTLRNHYISQMTMSDRYAENRLLSLYELEEPTVNPNRLWTRGVITVTEDGRRHVSLGRGYTLYEFPEQNPKVEASILKVFEKRQNGLYEYGEDKFKNGVQKCLVCFNKTTKCCEKCKTYYCSIDCQKKDWPQHRVECQAMPKLVDPVNTVSKNILLPNNKNNQTKIPSASITSKTIGSDEVKLRRPNTPNSMQAENLSSTSANTVICKNNQDITNYSTDGINIQDKHLSIRHDNVAYTKTSDQSASSTMNTKDFSKRNQSYKYTNTKEDTENLRGNDIYPLTTSNFTNQNRSHNHQNGAIKKTSFNKETFDNCHLRGKNYNSDRNQSYQRNELKNDRKSTVYNDKENANRQRSNSSSNSIAMDNDIDFYKNTYLLKAEFTEVEIIVILDNNEYWISKVEDLDAITDLMTKLQKVAAKARNVQPIIGEIYGVLYETVWHRAQVISLNPVKVHYVDYGNDEILAKDTELKELPDMKVPYFARKIRLTPDASKKCENLQCGNKIFVKMLSIDTEKTIIVDVKEQPKNLSHMENASNINNTGEKFVQQENLKASNENITTTVQIPSILDVIADMSIRKEISNLEFKGLIQINESTQENIYSALLVPQFLMNKIEMLFNDEFQLKCAKMQQSVDYKPGVEDLICGEAKDGWCRGYIVPSSTTSDLRIIAIDEGRIVKINKILPCPKEFLNIYAIGVICEVSHPNKLKVEDIYHFTIMNEQSNKQENFKIKLMKDSTFVCEATIKSYKCLIKPSVPAFSELKSGSKICLTSYRNHYHVFARSLDEDSIEYYNNIIQRVAQCARTAPRLSDPPSNMQAVIAPFSDNNSYRALFIKMQNDKAQIVYTDFGNVDNVNIKDLQVLPGSLALQRSCSAKISLKDVSPNASMNTEVDLFLRQLVSDETPLTCVYEGDLLNDGVYLTMSTGESVNDKINQLLVPTWKQDNHKDVTCYMLNDIECASLGNVGETVTAVVHHIQEESGGTRYMMSPFDIEMITHATEVMPKLLREYCEKTEYYIPRQNELCLTLYEDEWYRAVCLDPKKSSTTAAVLYIDYGNIATVDHKDIRLMSKDFITPAALANMCTVVNLAPIDSEGNYSSIVQQRITDLMQKNSMIVKIKIVESSPEGGDYKIELVDIKKTLLEEGLIPSL; the protein is encoded by the exons atgagcaaaaaaaaaatagacgaTATGTACAAGAATATTAATGCCGCCGATTTAGACACCGAACCAACTTATGAGAG gATGGATAGggagtttaaaatatatgtgaataGTTTGCCACCAGAGTTAGATGAG gTTGCCattttacaagtttttaatGAGTATGGTAGAGTTACTGGAATGTTCCATCCTACTAATGCCAGATGGgcttttattacatataaatcatattgtGAAGCAGAACGTGCTATACGAGAACTCAATAATAAGAAACCATTATATTTAGAAGTTGCACTTGCAAaggaaaaatctattataagggaagaggaggaggaggaacaAAACTCATATGTACCAGAATGTTCTGTAGGAAAACAAAGATTAATAGACACTGTAGAATCACCTGTAGTTACTCACAATGATATAAAACA TCAACAGGGTGTAGGTCGTGGTCGTCAAGCATTTAACACACTTCGTAACCATTATATATCACAAATGACAATGTCGGATAGATATGCGGAGAATAGATTATTGAGCCTTTATGAACTTGAAGAACCTACTGTGAATCCAAATAGATTATGGACAAG aggtGTAATAACTGTCACAGAAGATGGACGAAGACATGTATCACTTGGACGTGGTTATACACTATATGAATTTCCAGAACAGAATCCTAAAGTTGAAGCATCCATTCTAAAAGTATTTGAAAAACGACAAAAT ggATTATATGAATATGGAGAAGACAAATTTAAGAATGGAGTACAAAAGTGCCTTGTCTGTTTCAATAAAACAACTAAATGttgtgaaaaatgtaaaacatattattgCAGCATAGACTGTCAAAAAAAAGATTGGCCACAACATCGAGTCGAGTGTCAAGCCATGcc aAAATTAGTAGATCCAGTTAATACtgtgtcaaaaaatatattattgccaaataataaaaataaccaaACAAAAATACCTTCAGCATCAATTACAAGTAAAACAATTGGATCTGATGAGGTAAAATTAAGGCGACCCAATACACCTAATTCAATGCAGGCAGAAAATTTAAGCAGCACAAGTGCAAATACTGtaatatgtaagaataatCAAGATATTACAAACTATTCTACTGATGGGATTAATATTCAGGATAAACATTTGTCTATTCGACATGATAATGTAGCTTACACTAAAACAAGTGATCAATCAGCATCAAGTACAATGAATACCAAAGATTTTTCCAAACGAAatcaatcatataaatatactaatacTAAAGAGGATACTGAGAATTTAAGAGGAAATGATATATATCCTTTGACCACATCTAATTTTACTAACCAAAATCGTAGTCATAATCATCAAAATGGTGCTATAAAGAAGACTAGTTTTAACAAAGAAACATTCGATAATTGTCATTTAAGAGGCAAAAATTACAATAGTGATCGAAATCAATCTTATCAAAgaaacgaattaaaaaatgacagaaAATCTACTGTTTACAATGACAAAGAAAATGCCAATAGACAAAGAAGTAACTCCTCGAGCAATAGTATCGCGATGGATAACGATATAGATTTCTATAAGAATACGTATTTGTTAAAAGCAGAATTCACAGAAGTagaaattatagtaatattgGACAATAACGAATATTGGATATCCAAAGTAGAGGATTTAGATGCAATTACGGATCTAATGACCAAGTTACAAAAAGTTGCAGCAAAAGCACGTAACGTGCAGCCGATTATTGGCGAGATTTATGGTGTACTTTATGAAACTGTTTGGCACAGGGCGCAGGTAATATCCCTGAATCCTGTAAAGGTTCATTACGTCGATTATGGTAATGACGAAATATTAGCAAAAGATACTGAGTTGAAAGAATTACCAGATATGAAAGTTCCTTATTTTGCTAGAAAAATTCGCTTGACACCAGATGCAAGTAAAAAGTGTGAGAATTTGCAATGCGGCAATAAAATCTTTGTTAAAATGTTGTCTATAGATACAGAAAAAACGATAATAGTAGATGTAAAAGAGCAACCGAAGAATTTATCTCATATGGAAAATgcttcaaatataaataatacaggGGAGAAGTTTGTGCAACAAGAAAACTTAAAAGCatcaaatgaaaatataacaacTACAGTTCAGATACCTAGTATTTTAGATGTTATTGCTGATATGAGCATTCGGAAAGAGATTTCTAACTTAGAATTTAAGGGtcttatacaaattaatgaatctACACAAGAAAATATCTATAGTGCACTTTTGGTTCCTCAATTTTTGATGAATAAAATCGAGATGCTTTTTAATGATGAGTTTCAACTAAAATGTGCAAAAATGCAACAGTCTGTGGATTACAA acCAGGAGTAGAAGATTTGATTTGTGGTGAGGCAAAAGATGGCTGGTGCAGAGGATACATCGTACCATCTTCGACAACATCCGATTTACGTATTATTGCAATAGACGAAGGtagaattgtaaaaataaacaaaattttacccTGTCCCAAAGAGTTCTTAAACATTTATGCTATTGGAGTAATATGCGAAGTAAGCCATCCAAACAAATTGAAA GTGGAAGACATATATCATTTCACAATCATGAATGAACAAAGCAACAagcaagaaaatttcaaaataaaattaatgaaagattCCACTTTTGTATGCGAGGCTACAATAAAATCTTACAAATGCTTGATAAAGCCATCAGTTCCTGCATTTTCCGAATTGAAGAGTGGCTCTAAG atatgtcTTACCAGTTATCGAAATCATTATCATGTGTTTGCGCGTTCTTTGGATGAAGATTCAatagaatattacaataatattatacaacgtGTTGCACAATGTGCACGAACGG CACCGCGTCTATCTGATCCTCCAAGTAATATGCAAGCAGTCATTGCGCCATTCTCTGATAACAATAGTTATCGTGCATTGTTCATAAAAATGCAGAATGATAAAGCTCAAATAGTATATACAGACTTTGGAAATGTGGACAATGTAAACATAAAAGACCTTCAAGTTTTGCCAGGAAGCTTGGCATTG CAACGAAGCTGTTCGGCGAAGATAAGCTTAAAAGATGTTTCTCCTAATGCTTCTATGAACACAGAAGTAGATCTTTTCCTTCGCCAGTTAGTAAGCGACGAAACACCCTTGACATGTGTATATGAGGGTGATCTATTAAACGATGGGGTTTATTTGACGATGTCTACGGGAGAAAgtgttaatgataaaataaaccaGTTATTGGTACCAACTTGGAAGCAAGACAACCATAAAG atgTTACTTGCTACATGCTAAATGATATAGAATGTGCCAGTTTAGGAAATGTGGGTGAAACAGTAACTGCAGTGGTGCATCATATACAGGAAGAAAGTGGTGGCACGAGATACATGATGAGTCCCTTTGATATTGAGATGATAACTCATGCTACCGAAGTGATGCCCAAATtg TTAAGGGAATATTGTGAGAAAACGGAATATTATATACCTAGACAAAATGAATTATGTTTGACATTGTACGAGGATGAATGGTATCGTGCAGTATGCTTAGATCCAAAAAAATCAAGTACCACAGCTGCAGTGTTGTACATTGATTATGGTAACATAGCAACAGTGGACCATAAGGATATAAGATTAATGTCTAAAGACTTTATCACGCCTGCAGCACTCGCAAATATGTGTACAGTTGTCA ATTTGGCGCCGATCGACAGTGAAGGCAATTATTCATCTATCGTACAACAAAGAATAACAGACTTAATGCAGAAGAACAGTATGAtagtgaaaattaaaatcgtgGAAAGTTCTCCAGAAGGCggagattataaaatagagttggtcgatattaaaaaaacactaTTAGAAGAAGGTCTCATACCgtctttgtaa
- the LOC140664705 gene encoding oxysterol-binding protein-related protein 11, producing the protein MTYLPKKPRRSHNKRLPKNKNSESKTMNVQTRHPYEGLLHKYTNAMKGWQYRWFILSPETGELHYFLSESEKNQRPRCSIYLAGAVIAPSDEDSNTFTVNSATGDMIKLRATDARARQEWVDKLRAVTEMYTRAIASSHPPLPPREHSGNSSRNPVVKLEVLDAFANCQEQLRKVEKHNLALAQFIENSDLHLDSDLLVLKAMAHTTLHTLSQCLNILYQ; encoded by the exons ATGACATATCTCCCGAAGAAACCCCGTCGTTCGCATAATAAAAGGcttccaaaaaataaaaacagtgAAAGCAAAACGATGAACGTACAAACAAGACACCCCTATGAGGGTTTATTGCACAAATACACGAATGCTATGAAGGGTTGGCAGTACCGTTGGTTCATCCTGAGTCCCGAGACCGGTGAACTGCATTACTTCCTCAGCGAATCTGAGAAGAATCAAAGGCCACGATGTTCGATATATTTAGCAGGTGCCGTAATAGCTCCCAGCGATGAGGATTCAAACACATTCACGGTCAATTCTGCTACag GTGACATGATCAAGTTACGAGCCACGGATGCACGAGCACGTCAGGAATGGGTGGATAAACTAAGAGCAGTTACAGAGATGTATACCAGAGCTATAGCCAGCAGTCACCCTCCGTTACCACCTCGAGAACATTCTGGGAATTCGAGCAGGAATCCTGTCGTTAAGCTAGAAGTACTGGATGCTTTTGCCAATTGCCAGGAACAATTGAGAAAAGTGGAGAAACACAATCTTGCTCTAGCACAATTTATTGAGAACTCAGATTTGCATCTGGATTCAGATCTCTTAGTTCTTAAAGCCATGGCACACACCACCTTACATACACTGAGTCAATgtctgaatatattatatcaataa
- the LOC140666132 gene encoding uncharacterized protein isoform X2: MWKTNSASEVHGKSCGFHLTKSKWDPYPWIGYVEKNSPADLAGLRPGDCLLGVDDIDLLGLKIKDIATLIRSEENAHDVNFSIWRYPRQKEEHDIGLALKGPLPDVARNLANALSGTVRALECPICLESAAPPVSQCVHGHILCVICRPKTSRCPVCRVRLGQGRCLLADKLHTVLRGAFNVNNDETLNKTSITSEHCNLRDQLFGKNSKKEEIPTLSRLKNNCTMLKPRQFLLTRLLIGREKAVSADNLTRVSEISEGASAVPNETTDANNLRLSLNDRTKSASTGELSRDSEARINDPSSRIADLSTMNTSRQSLSLPQTPIWGGSTDSMSCIQLACPLLQSCRELVTADSLLEHIRTHGLPQIHFYSGSARIPLPLPFGHDAFYIFHHGNNIFFFQCKEEAACMTYPVKMAGYTISNTWEWTLHAWGDNDTEVQLRRQVASLEDPLTISSQHIAPLPTALLLKTINIQISENRAHDRLYV, from the exons ATGTGGAAAACGAACTCGGCATCGGAAGTGCATGGTAAATCTTGCGGATTCCATTTGACCAAGTCAAAATGGGATCCGTATCCATGGATCGGCTATGTCGAAAAAAATAGTCCCGCCGATTTAGCAGGATTAAG acCCGGCGATTGTCTGTTGGGCGTTGACGACATCGATTTATTAGGACTAAAAATCAAAGATATCGCTACTTTAATTCGTAGCGAGGAAAATGCACACgatgtaaatttttccatcTGGCGATATCCGCGTCAAAAAGAGGAACACGATATTGGATTAGCTTTAAAGGGTCCACTTCCGGATGTAGCCAGGAATCTTGCAAACGCCTTATCAGGAacg GTTCGTGCCTTGGAATGTCCAATTTGTTTGGAAAGTGCCGCACCACCAGTCTCACAATGTGTTCACGGTCATATCCTATGCGTTATTTGTAGACCGAAGACATCTCGTTGTCCGGTTTGCAGAGTCCGTCTGGGCCAAGGTCGATGTCTCCTCGCGGATAAATTGCACACAGTGCTTCGCGGAGCTTTTAACGTGAACAATGACGAGACGTTAAACAAAACATCTATTACCTCCGAGCATTGTAACTTACGCGATCAATTGTTTggtaaaaatagtaaaaaggAAGAAATCCCAACTCTAAGtcgtttgaaaaataattgtaccaTGTTGAAACCGAGGCAATTCTTGTTGACCAGATTGTTAATTGGAAGGGAAAAGGCTGTTTCCGCGGATAATCTAACTAGAGTATCCGAAATTTCTGAAGGAGCATCGGCGGTTCCCAATGAAACGACAGATGCTAATAATTTACGATTATCCTTGAACGATCGCACCAAATCAGCCAGTACCGGTGAGTTGTCGAGGGACAGCGAAGCTCGCATCAATGATCCGTCCTCGCGAATTGCGGATTTATCCACGATGAACACCAGTCGACAGTCGTTGAGTTTGCCGCAGACGCCAATTTGGGGCGGCTCCACGGATTCTATGTCTTGTATACAATTAGCGTGTCCTCTTTTGCAATCGTGCAGAGAATTAGTAACGGCCGACTCGTTGTTGGAACACATCAGGACACACGGGCTACCGCAAATTCATTTCTATTCCGGAAGCGCAAGAATCCCGCTACCCCTTCCTTTCGGACACgatgctttttatatatttcaccatggaaacaatatattcttctttcaG TGTAAAGAGGAAGCAGCGTGTATGACATATCCTGTTAAGATGGCAGGATACACAATAAGCAATACATGGGAATGGACACTGCATGCTTGGGGCGACAATGATACAGAGGTGCAATTACGAAGACAAGTCGCGAGCCTTGAAGATCCTTTAACAATATCGTCGCAACATATCGCACCATTACCAACTGCATTACTATTGAAGAccattaatatacaaatatcagAGAATCGAGCTCATGAtagattatatgtatga
- the Vret gene encoding uncharacterized protein Vret isoform X2 — translation MSKKKIDDMYKNINAADLDTEPTYERMDREFKIYVNSLPPELDEVAILQVFNEYGRVTGMFHPTNARWAFITYKSYCEAERAIRELNNKKPLYLEVALAKEKSIIREEEEEEQNSYVPECSVGKQRLIDTVESPVVTHNDIKHQQGVGRGRQAFNTLRNHYISQMTMSDRYAENRLLSLYELEEPTVNPNRLWTRGVITVTEDGRRHVSLGRGYTLYEFPEQNPKVEASILKVFEKRQNGLYEYGEDKFKNGVQKCLVCFNKTTKCCEKCKTYYCSIDCQKKDWPQHRVECQAMPKLVDPVNTVSKNILLPNNKNNQTKIPSASITSKTIGSDEVKLRRPNTPNSMQAENLSSTSANTVICKNNQDITNYSTDGINIQDKHLSIRHDNVAYTKTSDQSASSTMNTKDFSKRNQSYKYTNTKEDTENLRGNDIYPLTTSNFTNQNRSHNHQNGAIKKTSFNKETFDNCHLRGKNYNSDRNQSYQRNELKNDRKSTVYNDKENANRQRSNSSSNSIAMDNDIDFYKNTYLLKAEFTEVEIIVILDNNEYWISKVEDLDAITDLMTKLQKVAAKARNVQPIIGEIYGVLYETVWHRAQVISLNPVKVHYVDYGNDEILAKDTELKELPDMKVPYFARKIRLTPDASKKCENLQCGNKIFVKMLSIDTEKTIIVDVKEQPKNLSHMENASNINNTGEKFVQQENLKASNENITTTVQIPSILDVIADMSIRKEISNLEFKGLIQINESTQENIYSALLVPQFLMNKIEMLFNDEFQLKCAKMQQSVDYKPGVEDLICGEAKDGWCRGYIVPSSTTSDLRIIAIDEGRIVKINKILPCPKEFLNIYAIGVICEVSHPNKLKVEDIYHFTIMNEQSNKQENFKIKLMKDSTFVCEATIKSYKCLIKPSVPAFSELKSGSKICLTSYRNHYHVFARSLDEDSIEYYNNIIQRVAQCARTAPRLSDPPSNMQAVIAPFSDNNSYRALFIKMQNDKAQIVYTDFGNVDNVNIKDLQVLPGSLALQRSCSAKISLKDVSPNASMNTEVDLFLRQLVSDETPLTCVYEGDLLNDGVYLTMSTGESVNDKINQLLVPTWKQDNHKG, via the exons atgagcaaaaaaaaaatagacgaTATGTACAAGAATATTAATGCCGCCGATTTAGACACCGAACCAACTTATGAGAG gATGGATAGggagtttaaaatatatgtgaataGTTTGCCACCAGAGTTAGATGAG gTTGCCattttacaagtttttaatGAGTATGGTAGAGTTACTGGAATGTTCCATCCTACTAATGCCAGATGGgcttttattacatataaatcatattgtGAAGCAGAACGTGCTATACGAGAACTCAATAATAAGAAACCATTATATTTAGAAGTTGCACTTGCAAaggaaaaatctattataagggaagaggaggaggaggaacaAAACTCATATGTACCAGAATGTTCTGTAGGAAAACAAAGATTAATAGACACTGTAGAATCACCTGTAGTTACTCACAATGATATAAAACA TCAACAGGGTGTAGGTCGTGGTCGTCAAGCATTTAACACACTTCGTAACCATTATATATCACAAATGACAATGTCGGATAGATATGCGGAGAATAGATTATTGAGCCTTTATGAACTTGAAGAACCTACTGTGAATCCAAATAGATTATGGACAAG aggtGTAATAACTGTCACAGAAGATGGACGAAGACATGTATCACTTGGACGTGGTTATACACTATATGAATTTCCAGAACAGAATCCTAAAGTTGAAGCATCCATTCTAAAAGTATTTGAAAAACGACAAAAT ggATTATATGAATATGGAGAAGACAAATTTAAGAATGGAGTACAAAAGTGCCTTGTCTGTTTCAATAAAACAACTAAATGttgtgaaaaatgtaaaacatattattgCAGCATAGACTGTCAAAAAAAAGATTGGCCACAACATCGAGTCGAGTGTCAAGCCATGcc aAAATTAGTAGATCCAGTTAATACtgtgtcaaaaaatatattattgccaaataataaaaataaccaaACAAAAATACCTTCAGCATCAATTACAAGTAAAACAATTGGATCTGATGAGGTAAAATTAAGGCGACCCAATACACCTAATTCAATGCAGGCAGAAAATTTAAGCAGCACAAGTGCAAATACTGtaatatgtaagaataatCAAGATATTACAAACTATTCTACTGATGGGATTAATATTCAGGATAAACATTTGTCTATTCGACATGATAATGTAGCTTACACTAAAACAAGTGATCAATCAGCATCAAGTACAATGAATACCAAAGATTTTTCCAAACGAAatcaatcatataaatatactaatacTAAAGAGGATACTGAGAATTTAAGAGGAAATGATATATATCCTTTGACCACATCTAATTTTACTAACCAAAATCGTAGTCATAATCATCAAAATGGTGCTATAAAGAAGACTAGTTTTAACAAAGAAACATTCGATAATTGTCATTTAAGAGGCAAAAATTACAATAGTGATCGAAATCAATCTTATCAAAgaaacgaattaaaaaatgacagaaAATCTACTGTTTACAATGACAAAGAAAATGCCAATAGACAAAGAAGTAACTCCTCGAGCAATAGTATCGCGATGGATAACGATATAGATTTCTATAAGAATACGTATTTGTTAAAAGCAGAATTCACAGAAGTagaaattatagtaatattgGACAATAACGAATATTGGATATCCAAAGTAGAGGATTTAGATGCAATTACGGATCTAATGACCAAGTTACAAAAAGTTGCAGCAAAAGCACGTAACGTGCAGCCGATTATTGGCGAGATTTATGGTGTACTTTATGAAACTGTTTGGCACAGGGCGCAGGTAATATCCCTGAATCCTGTAAAGGTTCATTACGTCGATTATGGTAATGACGAAATATTAGCAAAAGATACTGAGTTGAAAGAATTACCAGATATGAAAGTTCCTTATTTTGCTAGAAAAATTCGCTTGACACCAGATGCAAGTAAAAAGTGTGAGAATTTGCAATGCGGCAATAAAATCTTTGTTAAAATGTTGTCTATAGATACAGAAAAAACGATAATAGTAGATGTAAAAGAGCAACCGAAGAATTTATCTCATATGGAAAATgcttcaaatataaataatacaggGGAGAAGTTTGTGCAACAAGAAAACTTAAAAGCatcaaatgaaaatataacaacTACAGTTCAGATACCTAGTATTTTAGATGTTATTGCTGATATGAGCATTCGGAAAGAGATTTCTAACTTAGAATTTAAGGGtcttatacaaattaatgaatctACACAAGAAAATATCTATAGTGCACTTTTGGTTCCTCAATTTTTGATGAATAAAATCGAGATGCTTTTTAATGATGAGTTTCAACTAAAATGTGCAAAAATGCAACAGTCTGTGGATTACAA acCAGGAGTAGAAGATTTGATTTGTGGTGAGGCAAAAGATGGCTGGTGCAGAGGATACATCGTACCATCTTCGACAACATCCGATTTACGTATTATTGCAATAGACGAAGGtagaattgtaaaaataaacaaaattttacccTGTCCCAAAGAGTTCTTAAACATTTATGCTATTGGAGTAATATGCGAAGTAAGCCATCCAAACAAATTGAAA GTGGAAGACATATATCATTTCACAATCATGAATGAACAAAGCAACAagcaagaaaatttcaaaataaaattaatgaaagattCCACTTTTGTATGCGAGGCTACAATAAAATCTTACAAATGCTTGATAAAGCCATCAGTTCCTGCATTTTCCGAATTGAAGAGTGGCTCTAAG atatgtcTTACCAGTTATCGAAATCATTATCATGTGTTTGCGCGTTCTTTGGATGAAGATTCAatagaatattacaataatattatacaacgtGTTGCACAATGTGCACGAACGG CACCGCGTCTATCTGATCCTCCAAGTAATATGCAAGCAGTCATTGCGCCATTCTCTGATAACAATAGTTATCGTGCATTGTTCATAAAAATGCAGAATGATAAAGCTCAAATAGTATATACAGACTTTGGAAATGTGGACAATGTAAACATAAAAGACCTTCAAGTTTTGCCAGGAAGCTTGGCATTG CAACGAAGCTGTTCGGCGAAGATAAGCTTAAAAGATGTTTCTCCTAATGCTTCTATGAACACAGAAGTAGATCTTTTCCTTCGCCAGTTAGTAAGCGACGAAACACCCTTGACATGTGTATATGAGGGTGATCTATTAAACGATGGGGTTTATTTGACGATGTCTACGGGAGAAAgtgttaatgataaaataaaccaGTTATTGGTACCAACTTGGAAGCAAGACAACCATAAAG GTTGA